A section of the Apodemus sylvaticus chromosome 10, mApoSyl1.1, whole genome shotgun sequence genome encodes:
- the Icam2 gene encoding intercellular adhesion molecule 2: protein MSSFACWSLSLILVLFCSPGSGEKAFEVYIWSEKQVVEVTESWKVNCSTSCAAPEAGGLETSMDKIMLEEHPQGKWKQFLVSNVSNDTVFYCHFTCSGEQHMESLNISVYQPPAQVTLKLQPPRVFVGEVFTIECKVSPVKPLERLTLSLLRGRETLKNQTFGGAETVPQEATAIFNITALEKDGLNFSCQAELDLRSHGGFIIRSISESQILEVYEVIPDNQLLIIIVAVSILLFLFVTSILLCFILGQHWHRRRTGTYGVLAAWRRLPRAFRARPV, encoded by the exons GGTCTGGAGAGAAGGCCTTTGAGGTCTACATATGGTCGGAGAAGCAGGTAGTAGAAGTCACGGAGTCTTGGAAAGTCAACTGCAGCACCAGCTGTGCGGCCCCGGAAGCAGGTGGTCTGGAGACCTCCATGGATAAGATCATGTTGGAAGAGCACCCTCAGGGGAAGTGGAAACAGTTCTTAGTCTCCAACGTCTCCAACGACACGGTCTTCTATTGCCATTTCACCTGTTCGGGAGAGCAGCACATGGAGAGTCTCAACATCAGCGTGTACC AGCCTCCAGCTCAGGTCACACTGAAGCTGCAGCCCCCTCGGGTATTTGTGGGGGAAGTCTTCACCATTGAGTGCAAGGTGTCCCCTGTGAAACCCCTTGAGAGACTCACCCTCTCTCTGCTCCGCGGCAGAGAGACCCTGAAGAACCAAACCTTTGGGGGAGCGGAAACTGTCCCCCAAGAGGCCACAGCCATATTCAACATCACAGCTCTGGAAAAGGATGGTCTCAACTTTTCCTGTCAGGCTGAGCTGGATCTACGCTCTCATGGCGGGTTTATCATCCGCAGCATCTCTGAGTCCCAGATCCTTGAAGTCTATG aggtGATACCGGACAACCAGCTGCTCATCATCATCGTAGCGGTGTCAATACTGCTCTTCTTGTTTGTGACATCCATCCTGCTGTGTTTCATCCTGGGCCAGCACTGGCACAGGAGGCGGACGGGCACCTACGGGGTGCTCGCCGCCTGGAGGAGGCTGCCCCGAGCCTTCCGGGCACGTCCCGTGTGA
- the Prr29 gene encoding proline-rich protein 29, which yields MASLGSGSWSGAPTQSAAPAPWVAILQPFPWTVPSPQPQHNRVKEDLLELMLLQNAQMHQLLLSQLVADALNPGPEWPTPQVHTDSHEEQMEEDMEMQEQEPLVFHHHYLPCPVTYLGPMSLWPASFLPVPPHQPPWQGIPRIQHQPPASRQGEVRDVPPPPPPSATGTVGADVPPASDYYDAESLP from the exons ATGGCCTCCCTCGGGAGTGGGAGCTGGAGTGGTGCCCCAACACAGAGTGCAGCCCCTGCG CCCTGGGTGGCCATCTTGCAGCCATTTCCTTGGACAGTCCCATCTCCTCAGCCGCAGCATAACCGAGTCAAGGAAG ACCTGCTGGAGCTGATGCTGCTGCAGAACGCCCAGATGCACCAGCTGCTACTGAGTCAGCTGGTGGCAGATGCCCTGAACCCGGGGCCAGAGTGGCCCACCCCACAG GTCCACACAGACAGCCACGAGGAGcagatggaggaagacatggagaTGCAGGAACAAGAGCCTTTGGTCTTCCACCATCACTACTTGCCTTGCCCAGTGACCTACTTGGGTCCCATGTCACTCTGGCCAGCGTCtttcctccctgttcctccaCATCAGCCTCCCTGGCAGGGTATACCCAGGATTCAGCACCAGCCCCCTGCCTCCAGGCAAGGGGAGGT GAGAGatgtgcccccacccccaccccccagcgcAACGGGGACTGTTGGTGCAGACGTGCCTCCGGCTTCAG ACTACTATGATGCCGAGAGCCTGCCATGA